The sequence CCCACCACAAACCGGGGCGGGAGCCCTCCCTGAATGGGACGGCGATCTCCGAACTCCTCGAGGGCCTTGAGCAGGGGCGCTGGAAACGGATCAAGGAAATCCGCAAGTGGCTGGCTGATGAACATAGTGTGGGACTCTCGTCCCGGGGTGTCCACTGCTGGCTGGAAAAACTCGGAGTAAGCCTCAAGGTGCCGAGGAAAAGCCACGCAAAAAATGATGAGGGCCAGTCAGTCCGCTTCAAGGAAGGGCTGGCCCGGAAACTCGCGGGACTGGGTGTCGATACCGTAAAACCCTTCCGGCTATGGGTGGTCGACGAACACCGCTACGGCCTGATCAGCACCCTGCGCAGGTGCTGGATGCTGCGGGGGATCCGTCCTCCGGTCCCGTACCAGACGAAATGCCAGAGGGGATATGTCTCCGGGGGTCTTGAGGTGATGACGGGGCGGAGCGAATTCCTCTATTCCCCAACGGTGAGCCTGCACTTGAGCCTGGAGTTCCTCCGGCAGATCTCGCGAAGCGATCCCGATGCAGACCGCGTTGTGGTCTGGGATGAGGTCGGGTTCCACCAGAAAAAGCAACTCGCGGGTTTGCCGGACAATATCCACCTGGTCGCCCTGCCGCCCTACAGCCAGGAACTTAATCCGATCGAGCAGTTGTGGGACTAGGTCGCTGTGGCCTATGCAAACCGGGTGTTCGAAACGCTCGATGAAATCGAAGAGGATATCAGCACCGCGCTGCGTCCGTTCTGGGAAAGTCCGCTTCCTGTCTTGAGGTTGCTGGGTGCTGACAATTACCTACTACGTTCAGCAAACGCTTTCTAAGCGGGGAATATTCCGAATTCTAACTCAAAACGGTATAACCCGGATCAGGAGGGTCTCGGTCCAGCGCCCGTTAGCGGTGTTCATATTCGCGGGGTAAATGCCAGTTTTCATTTTACTCTCTCGGGCCGGCCTCTATCGGATTAGAACACAATTTTCCAGTCCAGGCGCCTGGTGTTTGACGGTGTGATGATGACGCGGACGAGGTTTCCGGATTGTTCGATGTTCGAAGTGGTGGCAGCGTTGTCGCTGACCTCGATTTTCTTTGCCTTGCATCCGTCGGGGCAGGTGATGCGTAGTTCGTAGGGATCGCCGGCAACAACCTGGCTGGTGCCGGATAGGGTTTTGGCCTTGGCGTTCCAGGTTTCCGATACGACATCGGTCAATCCCTGTGTGATATGCCGCGAGGTGCTGAGCAGTTGCGGATGGTCGGCGGTTTCGCGCAGGGCGAGCACCTGGCAGTGTGCGCCCGCGAGGGTGGTGCTGAGAGAGCCTTTCACGGTGCCGAGGTATTTGTTTTCCCAGAAGTCGAAGGCGTCGTAGCTCTTGGAGGAATCGAGGCCGATGCGTTCCAGCGGGTAACTGATTTCGGCTTCTTCCTTTTCGTTCCAGTTGAACAGGCCGAGCAAGCACAGGCGGTCATTGGCAACCTTCCAGATTTGCGGGTGCTTGTTTTCGAGGATATCGACTGGGAGGGTGTTAAGGTTGTGGGCGGGCAGGGTGCGTTTGATAATGTCGAGCCGTTCCGGCGCAAGAAGTCCGTATTGAACACTGGTGGTGTGCATGGCGCCGCTGACGGCCAGCCATGAGGCCATCCAGCGCGCATTGCAAAGCGGAACGCTTTCACGCACATAGATGGGGTCGGGATCGTTGTACCAGACTCGGTTGTTGAGGAACCAGAAGTTGCCGGCAAAGTCGGCACCGTCGATGGTCTGCTTCCAGTTGCCTTTGACCGCGCCTCCGTTGTCGGGGCCGACGCGCATGGCATCGACCTTGCCGAAGACGGGCGCGAGCGAGAGGTAGTTCTGGGTGGCGGCGCAACCGAGGATGAAGGTGTCCGGGAATTCCTCGCGCAGGATGCCGAGCCCTTTGCGGTAGGCTTCGATGAAGGTCATGTTATTGTCGTGGATTTCCGCATCGGCAAAGACCTTCCCTTTGTAGGTGCGGTTGACGTAGATGTTGGGGCTGGGGGCTCCGACGTGCAGGCCATCGACCTTGATGTAGCGGAAGTCCCAGTCGTGGATCCGTTTGAAGCGTTCGCGCAGGAAGGCTTCGCCCTGCGGGCTGGAGGCGTCGATGGTGGCGCCTGACCAGCGTTTTTCCTCAAACGGCTTGCCGGTGGTTTTGTCGGTGGCGAAGATGGCGGGGTCGAAGGTGGGGTTGTTGGTATCGCCGGCAAAGGGCATGAACCAGATGCCGGGGGTGAATCCCGCTTGTTCGATGGTGTCGGCGGTTTTTGCCATCCCGCTCGGGAAATGCGGGGTGGTGGAGATGAAGGTCTTGTTGGGCCCTTTGTTCTTTTTGCCAGGGTCGTTTTCGAGGGCCTGCCAGTTGTCGTCGATCTGCAGGACATCCAGACCGAAAGGCTTCAGGTGTTCTTTGGCGAAGGCGGCGTTTTCGGCGATCATTTTTTCGGTCGAGGCGCCCGAACCGGTCTGCTGGCGGTGGTACCACGTGCAGTAGACGTTGGGCTTGGGCGGAAGCTTGATGTCGTAAGCCTTGGCGATGTTTTCGGCATAGTTTTCCAGGCCTAGGCGGGCATCGTCGAAGAATCCGACGACAAGGATGTCGGTTTCACGGGTCTGTCCGGGCTGGACGCGCATCAGTCCGAAATCGAGTTGGGTTTCCAGACCGTGTTTGCCGTTATTGAAGGTGGGGAGCATGAGGCCGACGCCGCGGTATTGAGTCAGCCATCCGCAGACCACGCCGTTGCGTGTTTCGGGATCGGCGAGCACGGAGTAGGCATAGCCATCGGTCGGGCTGTTCGCTTCGTAGCGGCCACCGGTTCCGAGGGTGACCAGTTTGTGCGGATCGATCCCGAGGTCGAGCTCCATTTTCGCGATGATCAGCTTGTTGATGTCGCGGGCATCCTCCCCGCCGCTGCCGACACGGGTTTCGAAGTGGGCAAAGGGGTTGCCGTCGTAAAGCGTTAGCGTGGTGGTGCTGTCGCCATGTCTTACGGTAAGTCGGTTTCCCGCACCCCAGCGTGCGTCCTTGAAGGAGGAGGCCTGGGCATTCTGGATGAGTCCCGGCAGGTCGATGGTCAATCTTTGCGTGCCTGCAAGGGTGGTGAGGGTGATGATTTCCCCTTTACGGGATGCGGACATGAATTCATTTTGCAGGGTCGCAGATGCATGCGCGGCCGAAGCGGCGGACAGCAGCAATAGTATCGTTAAAGCCTTCATTTTACGGTCTCCTTTTAAAACATGGATATAATAAAACAGTATATTCCGGTTCTGATGATGGTATAGTAGCGATTTTAATCGCAAATTTAAACCACATCATTCCACTATTTTCAATGATGGGCTTGCTTGTCCGAAATATTTAAAATATACCGTTTTATATAGGAACGCCGCAAAAGGCCGGATTTGGAGGATATTTCGTTAAAACTTCGGATT is a genomic window of Pontiella desulfatans containing:
- a CDS encoding IS630 family transposase, coding for MRPKLKITGPGTHQQVRDALRKGADPKRRRKLQVIRLGFMGEHTTLEIAEIAGCAKSTASACIKAYRNGGIDALLATHHKPGREPSLNGTAISELLEGLEQGRWKRIKEIRKWLADEHSVGLSSRGVHCWLEKLGVSLKVPRKSHAKNDEGQSVRFKEGLARKLAGLGVDTVKPFRLWVVDEHRYGLISTLRRCWMLRGIRPPVPYQTKCQRGYVSGGLEVMTGRSEFLYSPTVSLHLSLEFLRQISRSDPDADRVVVWDEVGFHQKKQLAGLPDNIHLVALPPYSQELNPIEQLWD
- a CDS encoding alpha-galactosidase — its product is MKALTILLLLSAASAAHASATLQNEFMSASRKGEIITLTTLAGTQRLTIDLPGLIQNAQASSFKDARWGAGNRLTVRHGDSTTTLTLYDGNPFAHFETRVGSGGEDARDINKLIIAKMELDLGIDPHKLVTLGTGGRYEANSPTDGYAYSVLADPETRNGVVCGWLTQYRGVGLMLPTFNNGKHGLETQLDFGLMRVQPGQTRETDILVVGFFDDARLGLENYAENIAKAYDIKLPPKPNVYCTWYHRQQTGSGASTEKMIAENAAFAKEHLKPFGLDVLQIDDNWQALENDPGKKNKGPNKTFISTTPHFPSGMAKTADTIEQAGFTPGIWFMPFAGDTNNPTFDPAIFATDKTTGKPFEEKRWSGATIDASSPQGEAFLRERFKRIHDWDFRYIKVDGLHVGAPSPNIYVNRTYKGKVFADAEIHDNNMTFIEAYRKGLGILREEFPDTFILGCAATQNYLSLAPVFGKVDAMRVGPDNGGAVKGNWKQTIDGADFAGNFWFLNNRVWYNDPDPIYVRESVPLCNARWMASWLAVSGAMHTTSVQYGLLAPERLDIIKRTLPAHNLNTLPVDILENKHPQIWKVANDRLCLLGLFNWNEKEEAEISYPLERIGLDSSKSYDAFDFWENKYLGTVKGSLSTTLAGAHCQVLALRETADHPQLLSTSRHITQGLTDVVSETWNAKAKTLSGTSQVVAGDPYELRITCPDGCKAKKIEVSDNAATTSNIEQSGNLVRVIITPSNTRRLDWKIVF